In one Nicotiana sylvestris chromosome 8, ASM39365v2, whole genome shotgun sequence genomic region, the following are encoded:
- the LOC138875197 gene encoding uncharacterized protein yields MSAYPGTGSPAVLEDSADDRVLDLADWSHKLAACSTYNERKWQDMSKGRWEAKHHGIGEFSEMRPCPLGEEEGSSALGSRTDSKWKESSKDEGAHSEASPARRPKEDVSTEPVAFDKLKYELLHYEGKLRKDLDGEKSLRLLCDNRGKELSHLWYEANRSLNYESHLEKQLKSKTEDLECLWGEVGQAKHEFNDLRAQIDAHTAAKKNALAKVSALEVQLRNARENSSVHTSRIVRLESNLLEMKAKVVDARVEAEEIRAKADKKVDVYLKDVDDVRASCEVLLIERAE; encoded by the exons ATGTCGGCTTACCCTGGCACAGGTTCACCCGCCGTTTTGGAGGATAGTGCTGATGATAGG GTCCTCGACCTGGCGGATTGGTCTCACAAACTAGCAGCTTGCTCGACTTACAATGAGCGTAAGTGGCAAGATATGtccaagggtagatgggaggcgaAACATCATG GCATTGGAGAATTTTCTGAGATGAGACCGTGCCCCCTTGGGGAAGAGGAAGGGTCATCGGCTTTAGGATCGAGGACTGATAGCAAATGGAAGGAGTCCTCGAAGGACGAGGGTGCTCATAGCGAGGCAAGCCCTGCTCGCAGGCCCAAAGAAGATGTATCAACTGAGCCTGTG gcttttgaCAAGCTCAAGTACGAGCTGCTTCACTATGAAGGCAAGTTGAGGAAAGacttggatggggagaaatccctcaggcttctttgtgataacAGGGGAAAAGAATTGAGCCACCTTTGGTACGAGGCGAatcgaagcctgaactacgaaAGCCATCTTGAAAAACAG TTGAAAAGCAAGACAGAGGATCTAGAATGCCTTTGGGGCGAGGTTGGCCAGGCCAAACATGAGTTTAATGATCTAAGGGCTCAAATAGATGCCCATActgcggccaagaagaatgctttggccaaggtttCTGCCCTCGAGGTACAGCTCCGGAATGCTCGTGAAAACAGCTCGGTTCACACGAGCAGGATTGTAAGGCTCGAGTCCAACCTTTTAGAGATGAAGGCCAAGGTCGTGGACGCCCGAGTTGAGGCTGAAGAGATTCGAGCTAAGGCCGACAAGAAAGTGGATGTTTATTTAAAAGACGTTGATGATGTTCGAGCAAGTTGTGAGGTTCTTCTGATCGAGAGAGCAGAATAA